The following proteins are co-located in the Parafannyhessea umbonata genome:
- a CDS encoding DUF7601 domain-containing protein, with product MNAKLTKGLAAAAISAAMMLGAAAPALAEDAQNATVNVTYTQEGEGTRPSETLTYTSENKSVEGSSKYSGTNFPKLTVTGTTVDSTKNGTVTINLPTYDTVGIYKYELTPSYTVSNDAGVSYDNQHLYVTVTVEQTNNGLERTVAVHRGSADGGKTGDIALKYSTGKLTVTKKITGNLGDVQKKFDFKVELTGPDGRAINGTYHYTVPGSAEAKTITFTNGKATVTGASLANDESIVITDLPAGVSYDVSELNGKDAVAEDGTGKAADGYTLKSVEKPDTETIAANDNDTETYTNDKSDDNVDMGVLLNNAPYIAIIGGAAVVAIYVVNKRRHSDMD from the coding sequence ATGAACGCAAAGCTTACGAAGGGACTGGCTGCCGCAGCAATCTCTGCTGCCATGATGCTGGGTGCCGCTGCTCCGGCGCTGGCGGAGGATGCGCAAAACGCAACCGTGAACGTGACCTATACGCAGGAGGGGGAGGGCACGCGTCCGAGTGAGACGCTCACCTACACCTCTGAGAACAAGAGCGTTGAGGGATCCTCCAAGTACAGCGGAACCAACTTCCCCAAGCTCACAGTAACGGGGACGACGGTCGATAGCACGAAGAACGGTACCGTCACGATTAACCTTCCGACATATGATACCGTCGGCATTTACAAGTATGAGCTTACGCCGAGCTATACGGTCAGCAACGATGCGGGTGTTTCATACGACAACCAGCACCTGTACGTGACCGTTACCGTGGAGCAGACTAATAATGGTCTTGAGAGGACGGTGGCCGTCCACCGTGGTTCTGCGGATGGCGGTAAGACCGGCGATATTGCGCTTAAGTACTCCACTGGCAAGCTGACTGTCACGAAGAAGATCACTGGTAACCTTGGTGACGTGCAGAAGAAGTTCGACTTCAAGGTTGAGCTTACTGGTCCCGACGGCAGGGCAATCAACGGTACGTACCACTATACGGTACCCGGAAGTGCCGAGGCAAAGACCATTACTTTCACGAATGGCAAGGCGACCGTTACTGGGGCGTCCCTGGCGAATGATGAGTCGATCGTGATTACCGATCTTCCCGCGGGCGTTTCCTACGACGTGTCCGAGCTCAATGGCAAGGATGCTGTTGCAGAGGACGGAACTGGCAAAGCCGCTGATGGCTATACGCTGAAGAGCGTTGAGAAGCCTGACACTGAGACCATCGCAGCTAACGACAACGATACCGAGACGTATACGAACGACAAGAGCGACGATAACGTCGACATGGGTGTCCTTCTGAACAATGCTCCCTACATCGCAATCATCGGCGGTGCGGCCGTTGTCGCGATTTACGTCGTGAACAAGCGTCGTCACAGCGATATGGACTAG
- the srtB gene encoding class B sortase, which translates to MGASKPLRVCNRVFNVVLAALLVGATLFAGYSLWDNQQVYAEAKGVRDDLLNLRPKEGKDNRKAFEKLRKINPDVVAWITMDGTKIDYPIVQGEDDEEYVNKDVYGDFALSGSIFLDTQCNPSFTDAYSLVYGHHMENHLMFGDLDLYHNKKFFKKSTTGVLMTPDSTYGLEVLAVMTVNSSDSTIFSPTSWAKDCSGVLSYATQKAEHIHSDVAEKIGADTSQERIVALATCSSEGTEARTVLLARIVPYTGDGK; encoded by the coding sequence ATGGGCGCATCAAAGCCACTTAGGGTTTGCAATAGGGTCTTTAACGTTGTGCTTGCCGCACTCCTGGTGGGAGCAACGCTTTTTGCGGGGTATTCCCTGTGGGACAACCAGCAGGTGTACGCAGAGGCGAAGGGCGTGAGGGACGACCTGCTGAACCTGAGGCCCAAGGAGGGCAAGGACAACAGGAAGGCCTTTGAGAAGCTGAGAAAGATCAACCCCGATGTGGTTGCATGGATAACCATGGATGGGACCAAGATCGACTACCCGATAGTCCAGGGCGAGGACGACGAGGAGTACGTCAACAAGGACGTGTACGGTGACTTTGCCCTGTCCGGATCGATCTTCCTGGATACGCAGTGCAACCCCTCGTTTACGGACGCGTACTCCCTTGTTTACGGGCACCACATGGAAAACCACCTCATGTTTGGCGACCTGGACCTCTATCACAACAAGAAGTTCTTCAAGAAGAGCACGACCGGCGTATTGATGACGCCGGACAGCACGTACGGCTTGGAGGTGCTTGCCGTGATGACGGTGAACTCCTCTGACAGCACGATCTTCTCGCCCACATCGTGGGCCAAGGATTGCTCTGGCGTCTTGAGCTACGCGACGCAGAAGGCGGAGCACATCCACAGCGACGTGGCCGAGAAGATCGGGGCCGACACCTCGCAGGAGCGGATTGTGGCACTTGCCACCTGCTCCTCTGAGGGAACCGAGGCCCGGACGGTACTGCTGGCAAGGATCGTCCCCTACACGGGTGACGGCAAGTAG
- a CDS encoding Spy0128 family protein produces the protein MKIKHRLIAAALTPALLLLAALFPSNALAIEGDATTVKVPVTVTTSGQGIPGETYTVEIEAETYGAPIPSASKIDVKGEELKADTYKGDPAEFYLDFSKARVGIYKYRISQVAPKNTTGRGEYDGTVYYMTVTYEHPNGDMGKTLVTAAVHEGTPEGTKVAVCNFTNTYANLPAGEIDPPVTKKIAGDKPAKKSTFDFVLESIDGAPLPEGAKDGKLTTSIEGEGTIEFGKIDYTKAGTYEYRCYEIDKGEDGYTYDNTVYTMRVAVTEGTKNFKVERAIVDKNGKEHDSLTFVNTYKAPAKPATVKKGGSGVVKTGDTNNVGAVVALGVIGAVAVAGAVVMRRDNKKEEK, from the coding sequence ATGAAGATCAAACACAGGCTCATAGCGGCTGCGCTCACGCCAGCGCTGCTCCTCCTGGCGGCCCTGTTCCCCTCGAACGCTCTGGCGATCGAGGGGGACGCGACTACCGTAAAAGTACCCGTGACCGTGACCACGTCTGGCCAGGGCATCCCGGGCGAGACGTATACGGTGGAGATCGAGGCGGAGACCTACGGCGCCCCTATACCCAGCGCGTCCAAGATTGACGTAAAGGGCGAGGAGCTGAAGGCAGACACCTACAAGGGCGATCCTGCCGAGTTTTACCTGGACTTCTCCAAGGCTCGCGTGGGCATCTACAAGTATCGCATCTCTCAGGTTGCCCCGAAGAACACCACCGGCCGCGGTGAGTATGACGGCACTGTCTACTACATGACCGTGACGTACGAGCATCCCAACGGAGACATGGGCAAGACCCTGGTGACTGCTGCGGTGCACGAGGGCACGCCCGAAGGCACGAAGGTTGCTGTGTGCAACTTTACGAACACGTACGCGAACCTTCCCGCCGGTGAGATTGACCCGCCCGTCACCAAGAAGATTGCCGGTGACAAGCCTGCCAAGAAGTCGACGTTTGACTTTGTGCTGGAGTCCATCGACGGCGCCCCGCTGCCTGAGGGAGCAAAGGACGGCAAGCTCACGACCAGCATCGAGGGCGAGGGCACCATCGAGTTTGGCAAGATCGACTACACCAAGGCCGGCACGTACGAGTACAGGTGCTATGAGATTGACAAGGGCGAGGATGGGTACACCTACGACAATACCGTCTATACCATGCGCGTAGCCGTGACCGAGGGCACCAAGAACTTCAAGGTCGAGCGTGCCATCGTGGACAAGAACGGCAAGGAGCACGACTCCCTGACGTTCGTGAACACCTACAAGGCGCCCGCGAAGCCCGCTACGGTTAAGAAGGGTGGCTCAGGCGTCGTGAAGACGGGAGACACCAACAACGTAGGCGCCGTTGTTGCGCTGGGCGTGATTGGTGCTGTGGCTGTTGCTGGCGCCGTGGTCATGAGGCGTGACAACAAGAAGGAAGAGAAGTAA
- the mfd gene encoding transcription-repair coupling factor — MLINRVAQKLLAAPELAPVLHELDAGHDATLGVPQSARSLLVAALWARDPRPCLLVVSGEEAADRTARALAAWLGMDVVCRYPDRRDLPWADKPADDAVVGARCRAVARLAAGEKCLVVASARALLRRVPPVGSGYFASSTFAVGDEVDFADVPRLLVGMGYTDAGDLSDVTAPGTFCVHGDAVDVFPAQATSPVRLEFFGDEVDRVRRMVPSTGQTIGELDSVTVSPCREIALTDQTVARASRVLYNRAQNDSRVAADLEMLEARAAEPTLDRYLPELYGGSSSPMDHMSADALVVLAEPRALFDDCMHATDDVESAARNAHASVQGLFTNPRQMDFGKQQRLSFSSMARVGGQADAELDVRQPSIAGSDAKLLGRMRQLVNDRASILFAVPDRGAREALELTFTDEKIPLEESLGAAAPNRVPVCDPAAMRDVEPLPRGIVTFVDAPVPAGVVVPSAGLAVFSVGDLTARMARHKRRVRKVDPTSVTFPFKPGDYVVHATHGIALFSAIVRQEVAGRERDYFLLEYAGKDKLFVPLEQVDRITRYVGPDGSSPRLTRLNTADWSRATGKARRSAKKLAFDLVDLYTRRSTVQGHAFAPDTPAQADMEASFPYELTPDQCAAIEDIKADMESPKPMDRLLCGDVGFGKTEVALRAAFKCCQDGRQVMVLCPTTILAQQHYETFFKRFSPFDLDVRVLSRFVTPAQQRQALAGFADGKVDVLIGTHRLLSADVNPHDLGLVVIDEEQRFGVQHKEQLKNMREQVDVLTLSATPIPRTMQMAMSGVRDMSLIMTPPPGRLPVKVKVGEWDPDVVSAAIRAELARGGQVYYVSNRVTTIDDAVDRVREAAPEARVGVAHGKMSAQQVEDVMLEFDEHEIDVLVATTIIESGIDNSHTNTLIIEDAQRLGLAQLYQLKGRVGRGRTQAYAYFMFPGELPLTPEATDRLMAINENQDLGSGMRIAMRDLEIRGAGSLVGAEQHGNLSSVGFDLFTQMLGEAVSEAKGEATPDAAPEVNINLPADFYLAEEYLPEVDKRVLAYRRLASATELTDVDRLQQDLENSYGALPLAGRNLLDRARIRIRCQRLGVTSVSLTSGRIAYVGIQVPRAVALKLKERRAVIYPKTRKMSYPFHTGREELLPAALGVLEEVGGDDEGEE; from the coding sequence ATGCTTATAAACAGAGTCGCCCAGAAGCTGCTGGCCGCGCCGGAGCTTGCGCCCGTGCTGCACGAGCTGGACGCCGGCCACGACGCGACGCTTGGCGTGCCGCAGAGCGCGCGCTCGCTGCTGGTTGCGGCGCTGTGGGCGCGCGACCCCAGGCCGTGCCTGCTGGTGGTGTCTGGCGAGGAGGCCGCGGACCGCACGGCGCGCGCCCTGGCCGCGTGGCTGGGCATGGACGTGGTGTGCCGCTACCCGGACCGCCGCGACCTGCCGTGGGCGGACAAGCCGGCGGACGACGCCGTGGTGGGCGCCCGCTGCCGCGCCGTTGCGCGGCTTGCAGCGGGCGAGAAGTGCCTGGTGGTAGCCAGTGCGCGGGCGCTCTTGCGCCGCGTGCCGCCCGTGGGATCCGGCTACTTTGCATCGAGCACGTTTGCCGTGGGCGACGAGGTGGACTTTGCCGACGTGCCACGGCTGCTGGTGGGCATGGGCTACACGGACGCGGGCGACCTCTCGGACGTGACGGCGCCCGGCACGTTCTGCGTGCATGGCGACGCGGTGGACGTGTTTCCCGCGCAGGCAACCTCCCCGGTGCGGTTGGAGTTCTTTGGCGACGAGGTTGACCGCGTGCGCCGCATGGTGCCCTCGACCGGCCAGACCATAGGCGAGCTGGACTCCGTTACGGTGAGCCCATGCCGCGAGATCGCCCTCACGGACCAGACGGTGGCGCGTGCGTCGCGCGTGCTGTACAACCGCGCGCAGAACGACTCGCGTGTGGCCGCGGACCTGGAGATGCTGGAGGCCCGCGCCGCGGAGCCCACGCTCGACAGGTACCTGCCCGAGCTGTACGGGGGCAGCTCTTCTCCCATGGACCACATGAGCGCGGACGCGCTGGTGGTGCTCGCGGAGCCGCGCGCCCTGTTTGACGACTGCATGCACGCGACGGACGACGTGGAATCCGCCGCGCGCAACGCCCACGCCAGCGTGCAGGGACTGTTTACGAACCCGCGCCAGATGGACTTTGGCAAGCAGCAGCGGCTGAGCTTCTCGTCCATGGCGCGGGTGGGCGGGCAGGCGGACGCGGAGCTGGACGTTCGCCAGCCGTCCATCGCCGGCAGCGACGCAAAGCTGCTTGGCCGCATGCGCCAGCTGGTGAACGACCGCGCGAGCATTTTGTTTGCCGTGCCGGACCGCGGTGCGCGCGAGGCGCTGGAGCTTACCTTTACGGACGAGAAGATCCCGCTGGAGGAGTCGCTGGGGGCGGCGGCGCCCAACCGCGTGCCGGTGTGCGACCCCGCGGCCATGCGCGACGTGGAGCCGCTGCCACGCGGCATCGTGACATTTGTGGACGCGCCGGTGCCGGCCGGCGTGGTGGTGCCCTCCGCCGGGCTGGCCGTGTTTAGCGTGGGCGACCTGACGGCCCGCATGGCGCGCCACAAGCGCCGCGTGCGCAAGGTGGACCCCACGAGCGTGACGTTCCCGTTTAAGCCGGGTGACTACGTGGTGCACGCCACGCACGGCATCGCGCTGTTTAGCGCCATCGTGCGGCAGGAGGTGGCCGGGCGCGAGCGCGACTACTTTTTGCTGGAGTACGCCGGCAAGGACAAGCTGTTTGTGCCGCTGGAGCAGGTGGACCGCATCACGCGCTACGTGGGGCCGGACGGGTCGAGCCCGCGCCTGACGCGCCTGAACACGGCGGACTGGTCGCGCGCCACGGGCAAGGCCCGGCGCTCTGCCAAGAAGCTCGCGTTTGACCTGGTTGACCTGTACACCCGGCGCTCCACGGTGCAGGGGCACGCGTTTGCGCCGGACACGCCGGCGCAGGCGGACATGGAGGCGAGCTTTCCGTACGAGCTGACGCCGGACCAGTGCGCCGCGATAGAGGACATCAAGGCGGACATGGAATCGCCGAAGCCCATGGACCGGCTGCTCTGCGGCGACGTGGGCTTTGGCAAGACGGAGGTGGCGCTGCGCGCCGCCTTCAAGTGCTGCCAGGACGGCAGGCAGGTGATGGTGCTGTGCCCCACCACGATCCTTGCACAGCAGCACTACGAGACGTTCTTCAAGCGCTTCTCGCCCTTTGACCTGGACGTGAGGGTGCTGAGCCGCTTTGTGACGCCCGCACAGCAGCGCCAGGCGCTCGCCGGCTTTGCGGACGGCAAGGTGGACGTGCTCATTGGCACGCACCGCCTGCTGAGCGCGGACGTGAACCCGCACGACCTTGGCCTGGTGGTGATAGACGAGGAGCAGCGCTTTGGCGTGCAGCACAAGGAGCAGCTGAAGAACATGCGCGAGCAGGTGGACGTGCTGACGCTTTCTGCCACGCCCATCCCGCGCACCATGCAGATGGCCATGAGCGGCGTGCGCGACATGAGCCTGATCATGACGCCGCCGCCCGGGCGGCTTCCCGTGAAGGTGAAGGTGGGCGAGTGGGACCCGGACGTGGTCTCTGCCGCCATCCGCGCGGAGCTGGCGCGCGGCGGCCAGGTGTACTACGTGAGCAACCGCGTGACCACCATAGACGACGCCGTGGACCGCGTGCGCGAGGCTGCGCCGGAGGCCCGCGTGGGCGTGGCGCACGGCAAGATGAGCGCGCAGCAGGTTGAGGACGTGATGCTGGAGTTTGACGAGCACGAGATTGACGTGCTGGTGGCCACGACCATCATCGAGAGCGGCATCGACAACTCGCACACGAACACGCTGATAATAGAGGACGCGCAGCGCCTGGGTCTGGCGCAGCTGTACCAGCTGAAGGGCCGCGTGGGACGCGGCAGGACGCAGGCGTACGCGTACTTCATGTTCCCGGGGGAGCTTCCGCTGACGCCGGAGGCGACGGACCGTCTGATGGCCATAAACGAGAACCAGGACCTGGGCAGCGGCATGCGCATTGCCATGCGCGACCTTGAGATTCGCGGTGCCGGCTCCCTGGTGGGCGCGGAGCAGCACGGCAACCTGAGCAGCGTGGGCTTTGACCTGTTTACGCAGATGCTGGGAGAGGCCGTGAGCGAGGCGAAGGGCGAGGCCACGCCGGACGCGGCACCCGAGGTGAACATCAACCTGCCGGCCGACTTCTATCTTGCGGAGGAGTACCTGCCCGAGGTGGACAAGCGCGTGCTGGCGTACCGCCGCCTGGCGAGCGCGACGGAGCTCACGGATGTGGACCGCTTGCAGCAGGACCTGGAGAACAGCTATGGCGCCCTGCCGCTTGCTGGCCGCAACCTGCTGGACCGTGCGCGGATTCGCATACGCTGCCAGCGCCTGGGCGTGACCTCCGTCAGCCTGACGAGCGGCCGGATTGCGTACGTGGGCATACAGGTGCCGCGCGCCGTGGCGCTGAAGCTGAAGGAGCGCCGCGCGGTGATCTACCCCAAGACGCGCAAGATGAGCTACCCCTTCCACACCGGGCGCGAGGAGCTTTTGCCCGCCGCGTTGGGCGTGCTTGAGGAAGTTGGCGGCGATGACGAGGGCGAGGAGTAG
- the mazG gene encoding nucleoside triphosphate pyrophosphohydrolase: MEKGEARGKDDVAGAGDEVWGAAAAGAGVAAGECDAAARADEQSRARADAPGTHPEFDRLVRTVWRLRQPDGCPWDRAQTHESLRRDMVEEAYEAADAALEGGAHLAEELGDVLMQVLLNAQVAADAGEFTIDDVCRQINAKLVRRHPHVFGDAVAADAGAVGAIWDDVKRREREGRSDADAPEGLLDSVPRSLPALLQCQKISTRAARAGFEWASVDDVWDQVASERREFEDEERGSEEAAEEFGDVLFSLVNVARWEGIDAEAALDASNRKFRRRWSAMERMAREEGLELDGLGAERLNELWRRAKLEERAGDGESGSGRAE; this comes from the coding sequence ATGGAGAAAGGCGAGGCGCGGGGCAAGGACGACGTGGCTGGCGCGGGCGACGAGGTGTGGGGCGCGGCGGCTGCCGGCGCGGGTGTGGCTGCGGGCGAGTGCGACGCGGCGGCGCGGGCGGACGAGCAGAGCCGCGCGCGGGCGGATGCGCCGGGGACGCACCCGGAGTTTGACCGGCTGGTGCGTACGGTGTGGCGCCTGCGCCAGCCGGACGGCTGCCCGTGGGACCGCGCGCAGACGCACGAGTCGCTGCGCCGCGACATGGTAGAGGAGGCGTACGAGGCCGCGGACGCCGCGCTGGAGGGCGGCGCGCACCTGGCGGAGGAGCTGGGCGACGTGCTGATGCAGGTGCTGTTGAACGCGCAGGTGGCGGCAGACGCCGGCGAATTCACGATCGACGACGTGTGTCGGCAGATAAACGCGAAGCTCGTGCGGCGCCACCCGCACGTGTTTGGCGACGCAGTGGCCGCGGACGCCGGCGCGGTGGGTGCGATATGGGACGACGTGAAGCGCCGCGAGCGGGAGGGGCGCTCTGACGCGGACGCGCCCGAGGGGCTGCTGGACTCCGTGCCGCGGTCGCTGCCCGCTCTGCTGCAGTGCCAGAAGATATCCACGCGCGCGGCTCGCGCCGGCTTCGAGTGGGCGAGCGTGGACGACGTGTGGGACCAGGTGGCCTCCGAGCGGCGGGAGTTTGAGGACGAGGAGCGCGGGAGCGAGGAGGCGGCCGAGGAGTTTGGCGACGTGCTCTTCTCGCTTGTGAACGTAGCCCGCTGGGAGGGCATCGACGCGGAGGCGGCTCTGGACGCAAGCAACCGCAAGTTTAGGCGGCGGTGGTCCGCGATGGAGCGGATGGCGCGCGAGGAGGGCCTGGAGCTGGACGGCCTGGGCGCCGAGCGGCTGAACGAGCTGTGGCGTCGCGCGAAGTTGGAGGAGCGGGCGGGCGACGGCGAGTCCGGCTCGGGTAGGGCCGAGTGA
- a CDS encoding septum formation initiator family protein yields MQKDDGNPSGGERRPESGELLADSGKKEAQARRPRRGTRRTDGPLGKHESKNTKRMIAAQAIDPAKDIAASRERMAREDERAKRAADARVDAGAGVAGAGAGAGAGAAGAGAGVGADAKAVVAVDHETALAKSEAAYGVRQNAATYDDVREAKAARSAKHGTSRQDARRRGGGARAEGGTERADARVARNGRDGEGREERPSAGERVAAARERAASGAQTARERATSAREWAAAHRRLWIVLAVVVAVLAAVYGPAQRYYVSVRTTQDLQVKYAALKSQNKDLQSDVDTLMSKEGIEDQARKNGYVYPGEKGVEVKGLKEDGKDPSAAITYKDDRAWYTKVLDVLFGYDRKTVLK; encoded by the coding sequence GTGCAGAAGGACGACGGCAACCCCAGCGGCGGCGAGCGCCGTCCCGAGAGCGGCGAGCTCTTGGCAGACAGCGGCAAGAAAGAGGCGCAGGCGCGAAGGCCGCGTCGCGGGACTCGCAGGACCGACGGTCCGCTGGGCAAGCATGAGTCGAAGAACACGAAGAGGATGATTGCGGCGCAGGCGATCGACCCGGCGAAGGATATCGCCGCGTCGAGGGAACGCATGGCCCGGGAGGACGAGCGGGCGAAGCGCGCCGCGGACGCTCGGGTGGACGCGGGCGCTGGTGTGGCGGGCGCTGGTGCCGGTGCGGGCGCCGGTGCGGCGGGTGCCGGTGCGGGCGTCGGTGCGGACGCGAAGGCAGTGGTTGCCGTCGACCACGAGACGGCGCTCGCGAAGTCCGAGGCCGCATACGGCGTGCGCCAGAACGCCGCGACCTACGATGACGTTCGCGAGGCAAAGGCGGCAAGGAGTGCGAAGCACGGCACTTCTCGCCAAGACGCGCGCAGGCGCGGGGGAGGCGCCCGTGCAGAGGGCGGCACCGAGCGCGCCGACGCCCGCGTGGCGCGGAACGGACGCGACGGCGAGGGGCGCGAGGAGCGGCCTTCCGCCGGCGAGCGCGTCGCGGCGGCCAGGGAGCGCGCGGCATCCGGCGCTCAGACGGCACGCGAGCGCGCGACGTCCGCGCGGGAGTGGGCGGCGGCGCACCGCCGGCTGTGGATCGTGCTTGCCGTGGTGGTTGCCGTGCTTGCCGCGGTGTACGGGCCGGCGCAGCGCTACTACGTCTCTGTGCGGACGACGCAGGACCTGCAGGTGAAGTACGCCGCGCTGAAGAGCCAGAACAAGGACCTTCAGAGCGACGTGGACACGCTGATGTCCAAGGAGGGCATCGAGGACCAGGCCCGGAAGAACGGCTACGTGTACCCCGGCGAAAAGGGCGTTGAGGTGAAGGGGCTGAAGGAGGACGGCAAGGACCCGTCGGCCGCCATCACGTACAAGGACGACCGCGCGTGGTACACGAAGGTTCTGGACGTGCTGTTTGGCTACGACAGGAAGACGGTGCTGAAATGA
- a CDS encoding phosphatase, giving the protein MTRVACIDIGTVTARLAVADVEGGRVTRMLKQSTICNLGEGLTRTGLIAEAAAVRVLACVDSYLAAARQAQAPRICCTLTSAARDAGNSDALLAELAARGLHAQVIPGKVEGSLTFLGVAQDFADREILVADNGGGSTEIAVGSMGAARGLALDRVRSVDVGCRRMTEKFLSAGDPPSADDVERARQWARGMFDDAVAAEGVRELAPELMVTTGGTVTSLVAVKLGLEPYDPRRVHLAELGREDVEDLLARFAGVTEAERAAMAGLQPKRASVILGGTIAVAALMESCGFDRLTVSESDLLFGLSICAAAAADGGASPLGWEPDLSELR; this is encoded by the coding sequence ATGACGAGGGTCGCGTGCATCGACATCGGGACGGTGACGGCGAGGCTGGCCGTGGCGGACGTCGAGGGCGGCCGCGTGACGCGGATGCTGAAGCAGTCGACGATCTGCAACCTGGGCGAGGGCCTGACGCGGACCGGTCTGATTGCGGAGGCGGCCGCGGTGCGCGTGCTGGCATGCGTGGACTCGTACCTGGCGGCGGCCCGGCAGGCGCAGGCGCCGCGGATCTGCTGCACGCTGACCTCGGCCGCGCGCGACGCGGGGAACTCGGACGCGCTTCTGGCGGAGCTGGCGGCGCGCGGGCTGCATGCACAGGTGATTCCCGGCAAGGTCGAGGGATCGCTCACGTTTTTGGGCGTGGCGCAGGACTTTGCGGACCGCGAGATCCTGGTTGCCGACAACGGCGGCGGCTCGACCGAGATAGCCGTGGGCAGCATGGGCGCCGCGCGCGGGCTTGCGCTTGACCGCGTACGGTCCGTGGACGTGGGGTGCCGGCGCATGACGGAGAAGTTCCTGAGTGCGGGCGACCCGCCGAGCGCGGACGACGTGGAGCGGGCCCGGCAGTGGGCGCGCGGCATGTTTGACGACGCGGTGGCCGCGGAGGGCGTGCGGGAGCTTGCTCCGGAGCTGATGGTGACGACGGGCGGCACGGTGACGAGCCTGGTTGCCGTGAAGCTGGGGCTGGAGCCGTACGACCCGCGCAGGGTTCACCTTGCCGAACTTGGCCGCGAGGACGTGGAGGATCTTCTCGCCCGGTTTGCCGGCGTGACGGAGGCGGAGCGCGCCGCGATGGCGGGGCTTCAGCCGAAGCGCGCGAGCGTGATTCTGGGCGGCACGATAGCGGTGGCCGCGCTGATGGAGTCGTGCGGGTTCGACCGGCTGACCGTGAGCGAGAGCGACTTGCTGTTTGGGCTTTCGATCTGCGCGGCCGCCGCGGCGGACGGCGGGGCGAGCCCGTTGGGCTGGGAGCCGGACCTGAGCGAGCTTCGGTAG